CGGTCACCAGCTCCCCGATATACCGGGCATCCTCCCTGTACCGCTCTCCGGTCTCCTGCATGGCATCGTAGTCCTTCTTCACCTGGTTGTCCATGAAGCCCAGCATACTCTCCGCAGCCTCCACCAGATTGGACACCGCCTCGATTACTGCCCCAGTCACTCCCTGAATCTCCGTCACCGTCTCACGCGAGTTGTCCGCGAGCTTACGGATCTCCTCCGCCACTACAGCGAACCCCCGGCCCGCTTCCCCGGCCCTTGCTGCCTCAATTGAAGCATTCAGCGATAACAGGTTGGTCTGGGCGGCGATCTCCAGAATGGCGCCTGTAAGCACGCTGATCTGCGAGATCGCCCCCGACTGTTCAATGGCCGTGCGCAGCTTCTCTTCACTAAGCCCGTACACAGTATCCGCCTGTGTGCGGGATTCCCAGGCCCTCTCCTTCAGCCGCTCCGCCCGTACGTTAATTTCTCCGGCAGCTTCCGCCCCCTCCTGGGCTTTGCGGGCAATCCCGTTGATCGCAGCCTCGATCTCTATTGTGCTGGCATTCATCTCCTCCATCGAGGCGGCGGTCTGCTGCAAGCCTGCCGACAGCTCCTCCGTAACCCCCGAGATATCGGTGATGCTGCCGTCCAGCACGAATACGTTCTGCTCTGTATTCCCTACCGCCCCCGAGATACTCTGCGAGCTGTGCATGATCTCTTGAATCAGTAACTGTTGCGACGCGATCATATCGTTGAAGCCTTCAGCCAGCACCCCGATCTCGCCTCCCGCGGTTACTCTTGCCCTTACCGACAGGTCTCCGTCCTTCGCCTGCCCGAACGCAGCCGTGAGCAGCGGAATCTGCTTCAGGATACTGCCCGAGACCAGATACAGCAGGACAGACAGCACCGCAATCGAAGCAATAATAGAGAGGAAGAAAATCAGCTCGAAGCGCTTCAGCTCCAGCTCCGCATGCTTCTGCGGTACGATCAGCGCTACTGACCACTGGTTAGCCACAGCCGGTGAATAGGAGACATAGCTGGGCTCGCCGTCTATGTCCGTCCGGATGACATTAGAGCCCCACTGCAGCATTTTATCGCCAACAGTCTTCCACGATCCACCCAGGTCAGCCATCTTCTTCAGCAGGATATGATCCGGATTGGGATGGTAGATGAAGGTCCCTGTCTCATCAATCAGCACGGCATAGCCGCTGCCCTTATAATTAAAAGCGCCCAGCGCCGCTGTAATCTGCTCAATCGAAATATCTGCACTCGCCACACCGATCAGCTTGCCCGAATCATCAAGCAGCGGTGTGCTGACACTGACGACCATTTTGCCCGACCCGGCATCAATATAAGGATTGGTAATCGTAACACGCTTGTTCACAGCCGTAGTGGAATACCAGCTTCGCTCCTTCAGCACATAGTCTGCCGGAGGCTCGAATTCATCCTGGGTTATCACCTTGTTCACCGCATCCAGACCTATGTATACATTGAGCAGATTCTTATTGTTGTTCTTGATCAGGTTCAGCGTATCGATCAGTTCAGCGTACCCTTCTGTGGTCTTCAGCGTCTGCGCATCCTTCACCCTCAGAATGAAATCGCGGAGGTAGGCGTTGGCATTGAGCAGTGCTACACTGTCCACAGCAGGCTGCAGCAGGTCATTGACCTGCACCCCGATCTCCCCTTTCTCGTACGTCAATGAGCTCTTCAGTCCGTCCACGATAAGCTGCTTGGCATTGCTGTAGATCACTGCAGACACCGCCATGAAAATAATCACCACAGACAGAATCACCGACAAAAACAGCTTGCCGCGAATCCCCATATTACGGAGTGAGCCGATAAGCCCCCTCTCCCTGACCCTCTTACTCTTTCCCAGTGCCATAGACCCTCCCACCTTCCATGTATAAAGACCCGGGGCTGTCCCGAATCTTCTCTGTCTTTTCGACTTATTTCTGCAAAAAATCCCTTTATCCCTGTACCGTTTTCCCATAGGCTGTGAAATAAGTGTGTCCATGTTAGGTATTTTCTCATAATTATCGAGTTAAGCTTCTTATTTATCCATATTACCGCTTGTTCATGTCAGGTTATTTGCACAAAAAAACACTCCCTTGTATCTGCTGTATTCAGCAAACAAAAGGGAGCAGGATCTCTATACACCAATTTTCCAATTCATCTTATCCAGCAATCTGCCGCACTACTGTTCCAGCAGCTCCTGAAACCACATCAGGTTCAATTCATGGTGCGCTCTGACATTATTCATCATCGATTTTGCAGTATCGTAGATCTTATCATGCTTGGCATCCAGCGCATGGTCAATCTCAGCAATCTTACGCCGTGTCTGCTCCATCTGCACCGCTACAGCCGCCTTGAATTGCTCAGGATCATATTGGTGGGCAAACAGCGTCGTCATATAAAAGGCTAACGTAATATCGTCCGTCTGCAGCGAATATTTGGCCATCAGCCCTTTGAAGTGCTCGTCGCCCTGCGGTGTAATCTCGTAGATATATTGCTCGGGATAATTGTTCACGCTAACGACCTCCACCAGCCGGACCAAGCCTTCACCCGCTAACTTCTGGAGGTTGTAATACAGCGATCCCTTCGTCATATGAACAAGATACCTGTAATCCCGCTCCTTGAAGACACTGAGTAATTCATAAGCGCTGGATTGTCCGCAATCCTTCAGCAGACCCAGTATAAGTAAGGGTATAATAGTGAATTCCTCTTTCTGTATTTATTGAAAATCACCGAGATGCTCCGCAATCCATTCTCTGAACGTATAAGGCTCCCGGCCAAGTATCGTCAGCACCGTGTCCGTCACGGCGAGCTTATGCTTCAGGCTATACTCCCAGTCCTGGACTCTAAGGGTAATGTACTCTTCAGCGATGTAATTGCTCATATAAGAACGGAAGTCCTCGATCGCCTGCTCTTCCAGTCGAACGGATTGTCCCAGTTGCTTGGAGATTTCCGTCAATATGTTCCGCTGGCTAAGAATATTTGCTCCTGTGAGCGTCAAGACCTGCCCGGAGAATCTGTCAAAATCCGCTACAACCTTACTGATCACTTCGGCAATATCTGCTTCATGCACACTGGCCAGCTTTGCCTCCAGGGCCGGTAACCGGATCGTCCCCTTATTGTATCTAAAAAGGTCCCTCCAGTAAACGGTATTGTGCATGAAGGCCTCCGCCCGGATATACACATACCGAAAGCCATACGCCTGAATCTGCTCCTCGACCTTCTTATGTTTCATAGCATTCTCATTGTAACCGGCATCCGAGCGGTTGATGGAAGCTGAGGATAAGAACACAATGTTCCGTACACCTTTGTCCCGGGCAGCCTGCAGAATCTCTTCGGCATCATCCAGCAGGATCAGGAATAAGGTCTCCACACCGCTCAGGCTGTCTGACCAGGCGCTGCAATCCTTAATATCGCCTGTGACGACACTCATGTGATCGCTCTGATCGCTCATCAGCTTCTCCGGTGTCCGGGTCAGGGCTTTGAAATGGATATCCTTAGACTTGAGGTGTTGTACAACCCGATTTCCGACAGTTCCAGTTGCTCCAGTAATGAATAACATTAGGAGGACCTCTTTTCAGATAATTTAGTCTAATTAGACTATATTGGCAAGGGGATTTATACGTAGCCCAATCCCACCGCCAGTGTAGTCGGTTTTCCGACTACATTCGGCCATTCACCTGCGCCACTGCCCATTGTGGTCGGTTTTCCGACTACATTCGCCCATCCACCTGCGCCACTGCCCATTGTGGTCGGTTTTCCGACTACATTCGCCCATCCACCTGCGCCATCGCTCATTGTGGTCGGTTTTCCGACTACATTCGCCCATCCACCTGCGCCATCGCCCATTGTAGTCGGTTTTCCGACTACATTCGGCCTGTGTCCGGTGATAGCAGCGAGGTCACTCCTAATCTCCATAAAAAAACACAGCCCCGAAGGACTGTGCTCTAATATCCTATATTATTCCTATTGCTTCAGCATCCACTTAAGCAGGTCCGGCAGGCTCGCCCACAAGCGCGAATGCATAATTACATATTCAATCGCTTCATTGGGATCACCCATACCGACAAAATCCGGAAGGTTATTCGGCAGCCGCTTCAAGCCCAACAGGTAATCCGGCACATGCTTGTTCACTCCGCGGGCTATGCGGTAGAGCATTTTGAGCTGCGAGGTAATACCGTTCTTCTTGAACTCCAGTACAATCCGGTCATAGGCAAAAGCCGCCGCCGCATCCTCTTCACCGTAGTTCTTAATGATCCGCTCTGCTTCTTCGAGCTGGTTGCTATACAGATATACAGCAGTCAGCAGATAGCGGGCACCGGTATTATCATCCTTATTAAGCTCCAGAATGTGCTCCAGCATCTCTGTTGCTTCCTCCGCCTTACCGCCGAACCAGCAGGATTCCGCGTAGCTCTGGCACATCCGGATATAAGGACGGGTCTCATAGAGCCCCCAGAAGAACCCTTTATGCTTCGTAAAATAAGACTCGCCCAGCTCCCGTCTGCCTGCGGCGATTCCCGCCTTCAGCAGCTCGCGGGCTTCCTCCTCATTCTCCATTTCCTCGGCGAGAATAAGGTAGGCTTCCGGGCTGTCCGGATAGAGCTCCAGTGCCTTCTCCGCCAGCTGGACCCGGCGCTTCGCAGAGGTTGCCTCCATAGCTTGGGCCAGAAGGGTCTGCGCCTTCTCCTGCGGAGTTTCCGCCCCGTTCAGCGCCATTAAATCGTCTGCTTCCCCGGTCATGCCGTATTCCTCGACATAGTTATATATTTCTTTAACCTTGCGGGAGATCGTGGCCGTGGTAATCGCGTATTTGTCCGCCAGCTCCGCCTGCGACAGCATGAAGCCGTACTCCTCGGACAGCAGGTATTCGATCGCCGCACAGAAGGAGCCTGTCTTCTTCACGGCCGGCTTGGTCTGGCGGGAGAAGCCGTTCCACAGCAGCAGTGCTTCCAGGATCAGCTCACGGTCATACTGGTCTCTCATGTGCTCAATCAGCTCCAGCGCCAGCTGTTCATGGGCCGGATGCTCCCAGCTCAGCTCCTTCGCCACCATCTTCTTCAGCTTGGGCAGCGTTAGCTTGCCCGCAGCAGGGGCAGCACTTACCGTAGCCGGCTGTTCCTCGTGTACGATTACGCCGGGTATGGTTACAGGTGCTTGCGCCGCTGCATCCCCTGCGGTAACCAGCCGCAGCATCGACTGGGCCGCCGCTCTGTCTTTCTCCATGCAGCATTTCTTATATTTGTTCCCGCTTCCACACGGGCATAAGTCATTTCTTCCTACCTTACTCAAAACTAATTCCCCCTTAAATCAGTAACTGTACATCTGCATAAGCATCGCTGTTATTGTACTATTATAACATTCGTAGCGTCGAACATAGGAATTCTTCTATTTTAAAAAAGGCCTTTCCTTAGAAAGGAAAGACCCTTTATCTGTATATATCCGCACATTTTCCCCCGTACGAGTTGTATTATAGCACTTCTCCTACAACTTGTCAGTCCTTTTTTTGGGACTTTCTCCTCAGACCAGTGCCTTCATTGCGATGTCAGTGCGGTTCTGTTTACCCGCAAACGTAATAGTCTCCGCACTGGCATAGGCCGATATACGTGCTTCGGCAATGGTTGCCCCCAGGCCTACCACTCCAAGCACGCGGCCGCCGGTGGTCACCCAGCCGCCGTCTTCGCTGCGTGCGGTTCCGGCATGGAAGACCAGCGCAGAGCCGCTGTCTTCCAGCCCGCTGATCGGCACGCCCTTCGGGTAAGGCCCGGGATACCCCTCCGAGGCCAGGACCACGCAGACTGCTGCCTCTTCGCTCCACTCAATCGGAATATCGGCGAGTCTGCCTTCGGTCACAGCCAGGAAAATCTCCAGCAGATCGCTTCGCAGCCGGGGAAGAACCACCTGGGTCTCCGGGTCCCCGAAGCGGGCATTGAACTCAATCGTCTTCGGTCTGCCGTCCGGCGAGATCATCAGCCCTGCGAACAGTACTCCGCTGAATGGCCGCCCCTCTGCTACCATTGCTCTGGCTGTCGGTTCAATAATCGTCTCTACCGCTTCACGGATGATCGCTTCATCGATATGCGGCAGCGGGGAATATGTACCCATGCCTCCCGTATTAGGTCCTTTATCGCCGTCGAATACAGGCTTATGGTCCTGGGCCGCAGCCATCGGCCGTACCGTTTCGCCATCCACGAACGCCAGAATCGACATTTCCTGCCCGGCAAGGAACTCCTCAATGACTACGTGCGCCCCTGCTTCCCCAAAGACCTTGTCGACCATGATCTCCTGAAGGGCCTGCTCCGCTTCCTCCCGGGAATACGCCACGGTTACCCCTTTGCCTGCGGCCAGGCCGTCCGCCTTGATGACAATCGGCAGCTCTTGGCTCCGCAGATAAGACAGGGCTGTCTCATAATCGCTGAATTTCTCATACGCGGCTGTCGGAATGCTGTATTTATGCAGCAGATCCTTCATGAAGGTCTTGCTGCCCTCAATCTCTGCGGCATTCTTACGCGGGCCGAATACAGGGATATCCTGGGCTTCGAAGGCATCCACAATGCCCGCAGCGAGCGGATCATCCGGTCCGATGACTACCAGGCCTACCTTCTTCTCCTTGGCAAAAGCGGTCAGCTTATCGAACTCGAAGACGCCGACCGGCACACATTCCGCAAGCTGCGCAATCCCGGCATTGCCGGGCGCGCAGTAGATTTTACCGGCACGGGGACTGCGGGACAAGCTCCAGATGATCGCATGCTCGCGCCCGCCGCCGCCGACTACTAAAATATCCATAAGGCTCTGATCCTCCCAGCGTGCTAGTGTTTGAAGTGGCGTACGCCGGTGAAGACCATGGCAATGCCGTATTCATTGGCAACCTTAACCGATTCCTCGTCCTTGATCGAGCCTCCCGGCTGAATAACTGCTGTAATGCCCGCCTTCGCAGCCATTTCCAGGGTATCGCCCATCGGGAAGAAGGCGTCTGATGCCAGCACAGCACCCTTCGCTTTCTCGCCTGCTTGTTCAATGGCAATCTTGGCCGCACCGACACGGTTCATCTGTCCTGCACCTACACCGACCGTCATATCGTCAGCCGCCAGCACGATGGCGTTGGACTTCACATGCTTCACGACCTTCCAGCCGAACAACAGCTGCTTCAGCTCTTCTTCGGTAGGCTTACGGTCGGTTACCACTTGCAATTCCTCAGGATTCACGGAGTGTACATCGCTCTCCTGCACCACCATTCCTCCTTCAACGGAGGTGACCACAAAGCTGCTCTTGCGGGATGCGGCAGTGCTGAGGTTGCCCAGCTTAAGCAGGCGGATATTCTTTTTCTTCGTCAGGATCTCCAGCGCTTCGTCCGTGAAGCCTGGGGCCAAGACGATTTCGAGGAAAATATCCTTCAGCAGATTAGCCGTGTCCGCATCAACAATCCGGTTGGCTGCCACAATTCCGCCGAAGATGGAGGTAGGGTCCGCATTGTATGCTTTTTGATACGCTTCATAGACACTTGTGCCTACGCCGACTCCGCAAGGATTCATATGCTTCACGGCTACAACGGCAGGCTCTTCGAACTCTTTGACAATCTGCAGCGCCGCGTTCGCGTCATTGATATTGTTGTAGGACAGCTCTTTGCCGTGCAGCTGCTCAGCAGCCGTCAGGGTATCCTGCGCCGCCAGCGGCTTGCGGTAGAACGCAGCCTTCTGATGCGGGTTCTCCCCGTAACGAAGATCCTGGATTTTCTCATAAGTGACCGTATAGCGCTCCGGCAGCGGTTCCCCGGTGACATTCGCCAGATAATCGGCAATCAGGGCGTCGTAAGCCGCCGTATGGCGGAAGACTTTGGCCGCAAGACGTTTGCGGGTTGCAAGGGTTGTATCTCCACCGGCGCGTACTTCTTCAAGCACATTCGCATAGTCGGCCGCATCGACCACCACACTGACAAACGCATGGTTCTTCGCCGCAGAACGCAGCATCGTCGGTCCGCCGATATCAATGTTCTCAATAGCCTCTTCATAAGACACATCCGGCTTGGCAATCGTCTCCGCGAACGGATACAGATTCACCACAACGAGGTCGATGTAATCAAGGCCAAGCTCATTCATCTGACGGGTATGCTCTTCATTGTCACGAACGGCCAGGAGGCCGCTGTGTACGGCTGGATGTAAGGTTTTGACACGTCCATCCATGATCTCAGGGAAGCCGGTAACATCAGAGATGCCAATGACCGGAACGCCTTCCTTCGCCAAAAGTGTGCTGGTGCCGCCTGTGGAGATAATTTCTACGCCTAATGCAGACAACTCGCGGCAAAAATCCACGATGCCCTGTTTGTCCGATACGCTGACCAGCGCTCTCTTGATACTCACTTTGAATAGTCCTCCTCTGGATTCACGCTAGATTATTGGGGTGTTGTAAGAGTTACTTGATGAATCGGCTGCTCTTGAAGACGGCTTGCACCCACTCATTGGCGCTGCTGATTTAGTTGGATTTTTGTTATCTAATTCCGGCGGGGAAGCACGTAGCGGGGCAGTAGTTGGAAAATGTACACTTAAATGACGCCAGATAAGGTCAATCATTCGATTGGGGCCGGATTAGCTGTACTTTTTCCACTTACGCTCCGTTCACCGCATAGATCAGCCAGATTAGATGGAGAAAATCCACCTGTTCCAGCAGCTTAGCTTAATGAGTTGGGAATACTGAACCTTTAAATCAAATGATCCCCGTGCCTATGAATGTTTGCCGGATGAACTCCGGATGATTACAGCAACGAATCCTGTAGAACAAACTATTAATTTAGAATTCCCTGGTGTTTCTGTCCTGCTATTTGTGCTTCTGTCCTTATGCCAGCAAACCTGTATTTTCGCAATTTCCGGCCATGCCGCCAGAGCTTCCGTCAATTTCCGCCTCCCCAGCAGTATTTCCCGAGAAATATACAGCTACTTCTATTAATCGCCAATGGTCGTCATTCTTCCGTTCAATTCTACTTTTCCGGCGGCAAAAGCACTCACTACCTCAGGATACAGCGCGTATTCCACCTGATGGATGCGTGCAGCCAGCGATTCGGCGGTGTCTCCAGACTGGATCTCCACGCTGCGCTGGGCAATCACCGGCCCGGTATCCATGCCTCCATCTACAAAATGCACGGTCACGCCCGTCAGCTTCACGCCATATTCCAGCGCCTGCCCGATGGCGTCCTTCCCGGCAAAAGCAGGCAGCAGCGAAGGATGAATATTGATGATCCGTCCGGCATACGGTGCAAGCAGAACGGAGGAGATCAGCCGCATGTAGCCGGCCAGCACCACCAGTCCGATGTTCCGGCGCTGCAATTCAGCCACAATCGCGGCCTCGTATTGCTCCCGGCCCGCGAAGTCCTTCGGCCGCAGCAGCAGAGCAGGAATTCCTGCCTCCTCTGCCCGCTGTGCTACAGGCGCTTCCGGTTTATCCGAGACT
The sequence above is a segment of the Paenibacillus sp. FSL R7-0204 genome. Coding sequences within it:
- the purD gene encoding phosphoribosylamine--glycine ligase, translated to MDILVVGGGGREHAIIWSLSRSPRAGKIYCAPGNAGIAQLAECVPVGVFEFDKLTAFAKEKKVGLVVIGPDDPLAAGIVDAFEAQDIPVFGPRKNAAEIEGSKTFMKDLLHKYSIPTAAYEKFSDYETALSYLRSQELPIVIKADGLAAGKGVTVAYSREEAEQALQEIMVDKVFGEAGAHVVIEEFLAGQEMSILAFVDGETVRPMAAAQDHKPVFDGDKGPNTGGMGTYSPLPHIDEAIIREAVETIIEPTARAMVAEGRPFSGVLFAGLMISPDGRPKTIEFNARFGDPETQVVLPRLRSDLLEIFLAVTEGRLADIPIEWSEEAAVCVVLASEGYPGPYPKGVPISGLEDSGSALVFHAGTARSEDGGWVTTGGRVLGVVGLGATIAEARISAYASAETITFAGKQNRTDIAMKALV
- the purH gene encoding bifunctional phosphoribosylaminoimidazolecarboxamide formyltransferase/IMP cyclohydrolase, producing the protein MSIKRALVSVSDKQGIVDFCRELSALGVEIISTGGTSTLLAKEGVPVIGISDVTGFPEIMDGRVKTLHPAVHSGLLAVRDNEEHTRQMNELGLDYIDLVVVNLYPFAETIAKPDVSYEEAIENIDIGGPTMLRSAAKNHAFVSVVVDAADYANVLEEVRAGGDTTLATRKRLAAKVFRHTAAYDALIADYLANVTGEPLPERYTVTYEKIQDLRYGENPHQKAAFYRKPLAAQDTLTAAEQLHGKELSYNNINDANAALQIVKEFEEPAVVAVKHMNPCGVGVGTSVYEAYQKAYNADPTSIFGGIVAANRIVDADTANLLKDIFLEIVLAPGFTDEALEILTKKKNIRLLKLGNLSTAASRKSSFVVTSVEGGMVVQESDVHSVNPEELQVVTDRKPTEEELKQLLFGWKVVKHVKSNAIVLAADDMTVGVGAGQMNRVGAAKIAIEQAGEKAKGAVLASDAFFPMGDTLEMAAKAGITAVIQPGGSIKDEESVKVANEYGIAMVFTGVRHFKH
- a CDS encoding PadR family transcriptional regulator, translated to MQKEEFTIIPLLILGLLKDCGQSSAYELLSVFKERDYRYLVHMTKGSLYYNLQKLAGEGLVRLVEVVSVNNYPEQYIYEITPQGDEHFKGLMAKYSLQTDDITLAFYMTTLFAHQYDPEQFKAAVAVQMEQTRRKIAEIDHALDAKHDKIYDTAKSMMNNVRAHHELNLMWFQELLEQ
- a CDS encoding methyl-accepting chemotaxis protein, whose amino-acid sequence is MALGKSKRVRERGLIGSLRNMGIRGKLFLSVILSVVIIFMAVSAVIYSNAKQLIVDGLKSSLTYEKGEIGVQVNDLLQPAVDSVALLNANAYLRDFILRVKDAQTLKTTEGYAELIDTLNLIKNNNKNLLNVYIGLDAVNKVITQDEFEPPADYVLKERSWYSTTAVNKRVTITNPYIDAGSGKMVVSVSTPLLDDSGKLIGVASADISIEQITAALGAFNYKGSGYAVLIDETGTFIYHPNPDHILLKKMADLGGSWKTVGDKMLQWGSNVIRTDIDGEPSYVSYSPAVANQWSVALIVPQKHAELELKRFELIFFLSIIASIAVLSVLLYLVSGSILKQIPLLTAAFGQAKDGDLSVRARVTAGGEIGVLAEGFNDMIASQQLLIQEIMHSSQSISGAVGNTEQNVFVLDGSITDISGVTEELSAGLQQTAASMEEMNASTIEIEAAINGIARKAQEGAEAAGEINVRAERLKERAWESRTQADTVYGLSEEKLRTAIEQSGAISQISVLTGAILEIAAQTNLLSLNASIEAARAGEAGRGFAVVAEEIRKLADNSRETVTEIQGVTGAVIEAVSNLVEAAESMLGFMDNQVKKDYDAMQETGERYREDARYIGELVTDFSATSEELLASIQSMLTAISETGSATNEGAEGAGAIAAGAEQIIGRSGSIVAEMEEIKLSSAQLLSAVSRFKV
- the purN gene encoding phosphoribosylglycinamide formyltransferase, translating into MEWGRIAVFASGTGSNFAALVQAQREGRLGGGSIELLVSDKPEAPVAQRAEEAGIPALLLRPKDFAGREQYEAAIVAELQRRNIGLVVLAGYMRLISSVLLAPYAGRIINIHPSLLPAFAGKDAIGQALEYGVKLTGVTVHFVDGGMDTGPVIAQRSVEIQSGDTAESLAARIHQVEYALYPEVVSAFAAGKVELNGRMTTIGD
- a CDS encoding SEC-C metal-binding domain-containing protein; the protein is MSKVGRNDLCPCGSGNKYKKCCMEKDRAAAQSMLRLVTAGDAAAQAPVTIPGVIVHEEQPATVSAAPAAGKLTLPKLKKMVAKELSWEHPAHEQLALELIEHMRDQYDRELILEALLLWNGFSRQTKPAVKKTGSFCAAIEYLLSEEYGFMLSQAELADKYAITTATISRKVKEIYNYVEEYGMTGEADDLMALNGAETPQEKAQTLLAQAMEATSAKRRVQLAEKALELYPDSPEAYLILAEEMENEEEARELLKAGIAAGRRELGESYFTKHKGFFWGLYETRPYIRMCQSYAESCWFGGKAEEATEMLEHILELNKDDNTGARYLLTAVYLYSNQLEEAERIIKNYGEEDAAAAFAYDRIVLEFKKNGITSQLKMLYRIARGVNKHVPDYLLGLKRLPNNLPDFVGMGDPNEAIEYVIMHSRLWASLPDLLKWMLKQ
- a CDS encoding NmrA family NAD(P)-binding protein → MLFITGATGTVGNRVVQHLKSKDIHFKALTRTPEKLMSDQSDHMSVVTGDIKDCSAWSDSLSGVETLFLILLDDAEEILQAARDKGVRNIVFLSSASINRSDAGYNENAMKHKKVEEQIQAYGFRYVYIRAEAFMHNTVYWRDLFRYNKGTIRLPALEAKLASVHEADIAEVISKVVADFDRFSGQVLTLTGANILSQRNILTEISKQLGQSVRLEEQAIEDFRSYMSNYIAEEYITLRVQDWEYSLKHKLAVTDTVLTILGREPYTFREWIAEHLGDFQ